The region CTGATTGGTATCTTGTACACCTATTTGATTTGATTTCTCAAAAAAATATTCCTGTTGACCGGGAACGGTTTATAGCAAACGTCACAGCATTCTCACACTCCATCGGAGTCATCTAAGATCTTCCCTTGCACACTTCTCTCTTCTTTTTTATAATAGAGTACTTGTCAATTCAGATTGTCAAAATAATGTTTTTCGAATAAAGGGAGTCTTTCATCTGAGGTTCCGCTCCCGGCCTCGTCATAACAGCTATCAGTTTAACCGCGACCTGACTTTCCGGTCGTTTTTTTGTGCCATCATGGATTCTTCATCATTTGAAACAATGCGTGAAGAACAGCTTCAAGAACGTGAAAGCGCGGATGTCACAAATGCCGCCCATATCCTCGGCAAGACCATGGGTGTCTCTCTTGACGGGATTCCGAGCTTTATGAAGCCTCAGGAAATTCCCGGTTTGCCGAAACAACAGGAAGGGATACCTGCCGATCATGATTGTACTATATGTGCCGTCACGGCAGCCTGCGGATTTTTCAGTGAAGCACAAAAAAACGGAGGGAATAATCCGTTGATGAGACGATTACAGGCAGTTCAGGAACTGACAAAATCTAATCCGGATATTTTGAAAGGCCCCGACGCAGAGAGTCTTATCAGGGAGCGTATGGACGCATTAAAAATCCAACCGGAAACGGTTATAACTCCTTCTTCAGAAGTTACTCCGACGAAACAGGAGGCAGTAAAACCGGCTGCGTCCGTGATACCGGAACCCGTATCGATCGTGAAAGAGGCCTCCAAAGCACAAAATGAAATCCCCAACGTGAAACCTGTCGAAGCCGCCCCTCCTCCAATTGCAAAACCTGATCTGAAAACAACTGTCGCTCATTTTGAAGCAAAAGTCCAACCTACATTGTCAGTTGAAAAGCCAAATACAATAGCATCTTTGCCACACGACCCTACCCCTGCGGAAACCGGAACCGTTCCTCCCACTGAAACTGCGCACCAATCAGCACCTCCCGCTGAACAATCCGTACCTTCTGCAGGAGATGCTCCTGTTGTAGGAGCATCTGAACATCAGAACAAACCAAATGAAAAATTGACAGAGAACACATTACTCAAAGAATCAGATGAACCAAAGAAAGAGACCCACCAACAAACTGGAGTGAAAGAGGTAGCAGTTTCTGAAACCTCAACTACAGCAGCAACTATCGACAAAACAGAACAACAATTTGAGGATTTCCAACAATCTACATCGGAAGTACAGCAAACTAAGCATACGGCAAATCCTTCCGAGTATCCGCCCGAAACTCCCCACCAGGCGGGACAAACTGTAAAGGAAAAAGCAAAAGCCTCAAACGTATATGAAAGGCTCTAGACTAGCACATTAACAATTTGTAATAGTTCATTGTAAAGGATCGATGGGGATTTGCTCCATCTCCATTCACACTCTTTCAAGTGTAATGGAAAGTTTTTCTTTACACCATTGAACTTAACGAGACGTCTTTTACAAAAGGACCAGAATGACTCTATGCCATTGATATGGACCCCTTTTGTATTTGAGAACTCATTTTTCTTGTGATTGATTCTCAAATGTTTGTCATACCCGACATCAACAAGTCCGTTGTATCCGCTCCACGAATCTGAATATACAGTACTGTTCAAGTCAATCTTTCCCTTCATAACAGCATGTAGCGTTCTTCTTTTACAGTTTGGAATGATACGAGTAAATACACGTCCTTGACGCTCATATATCCCAAATACTACCTGCTTAAATGACGTCCCACGACCTCTTTTACTTGACTTGCCTCTCATCCTTCGAGGTCCAAAGTATGATTCATCAATTTCTATCTCACCACCAACATATCGTTGCATCTGGTGCACTTGGTGATGATATATGAGTTGACGAATATTATTGTAATATTTGTTGACTGTATTGCGGTTGAGACCCAAAATACCAGAGGTCTGTGTAGCACTCAGATCGTGTGCAAAACACCATAGTATCTTTTTTCTCTTGTATTTTGATATCGGCCTATTGTTACAAACCATACCTCTAGTTTAGCACTACTCTGCTAGTCTAGAGCCTATGAAATTACCAAGATCGATAAAACCGACATTGCTGAACTTCCGACATACACAGCTAGGGAACATCAAAAACCGCCCGTGACGGAAACTTCTACTGAAGAAACACGAATGGAGATCCCAAGAGGTTTTGCTCAACCTGAGGAGTCACGGGTTTTTGGAGTAACTACCTCAACCAGGCTTGTTGCAGAACAAACGGATGTTCTTCCACAGATCTCCGAACCAGCCTCATACGTTCCGAAGGAATCTCTTCCCGACGTCATGGAATCGGGATTTGTCATTCCCCAACCGTCGATTGAAATGCACATTGGGGATCATCCCGTCACGCCTGAGGAGTCTGCCATCAAACGACATACCGGACAATCAGAAGACACTGCGGAGCAATTTTCATCACCTTCTGAAGTGCAACCGACTGATGTATCTGTCATAACGGACACGCCGAAAGAAAGGCTTCCAGAAAGCAACATCTCAACTCCCGTATCGGAAACTTCTCCGTTTGCAGCTGAAGAACAGTTCTCTTTCATGACAGTACCTGCCGAAGAGGCTGCTTCCACGGAAACAACACCGAATCAGACAGATACACCGAGCGGTTTTCAGGAATCTGTAATTACCGATTTTACCGAAAATGAGGAAAATTTATTGTCAGAACAAGCCCTTAACGCTGATACTCATATCCCGGATACTGAAACGTCAACAGTATCCCTAACACAAACGGAATCGGATGAACGAACAATTACTGCTGATTCAGAACTTATACGAACAGACATTGCGGACTTACCGCCCAATACTGAAGTCATACTTGAAACGGGGCCCCAGGCTGTTTCTCTCACCGAGCAGACAATAACCCTTTTCTCATACAAAGATGCCCATAGAGAAGATAATAAAACTGAAGATTTAACCCCGGGAGTTTATCCCGAACATGGACTCTCACCAGTTGTTGATCTGCCTTACGTCCCTCTTGAATCCATTAACCTTACCCAACTGATTGAGTATGATGCTGCTGGTCTTGTCCAAAATACTTCTGATACCTCAGAAAAAGATCCTCAAGCTCACTTTAAGGTATATGAAGATTCAGAAGACGAGATCATATCTGAGCAGCCCGATAATCAGGAAATAATTCCGGGAATACCATTTCCTGAACCGTTTCCGCTTATTTTGAATACTGAGCAGGAAGTAGTTGATCAGATTTTCAGAGGGATTGAAGATCAAAACTACCAGGAAGAGCCAATCGGCGTTTTTGTACTCCCTATGGAAGAGTCTGTGTCCGATGAAAGCAGCTTCGTTGAAGATAATGTCCTCCCCGAAGTGATCGTATTTGTCTGGAATGAAGCACTTTTTGAAAATCTGACTATGCATATTGCTGAAATTAACGAAGTTATTGAAGATTTTGCCGTTGAAGAACAACTGGACGGGATGTTCTATATTCTTTTTGACAGTAACCCTGAAGTGGCCGACGAAGAATTGAAGAATGATACATTCGGCAAATATGACGACACCGTCATTCTCCTGTGGTATATCATCAAAATGATGGCGCTATTCGGACAGGCAATGCTTTACATTGACCCGAGATCACTCATACCTGAATTTAAATATCCTTCACATAATATCGGATCTCTCCCGATTTCGGATCAAGAAGATCATATAAGTACGTAATATCTTCATCCCTGTGCCTGACACATCCCGAACTGCCCGGATCTTCTGATGATAATTTCTCAGGGTTTCCGGCTACTCCGTGAAGTCCGAAATATCCCGGTAACTCCCAATTGCACTGTTCTCCTCCGCACTCCAGATACGGTGACGGTCCGAACGGTGCTTCAGACGGCGTCGGGACATCAAGTATCAAAAAATAAGGAGCAGTTTCAGGATTATTAGTCGACTCCATTTTGTCAGTCAGTACCCAGTACTCTCTCCCGACAAGGTCGGGAAGCGGTGTCGGTCGTTCACCGGGGATACCCGTTTTCACGGTGAATTTCCTTATGAGCTCACTTTCATGAATATCGCCCGGTTTCCCGAGATACAGATACTCAACATTTGATTTCCGATGAAGCAAAAACCAATAAGCAGGCTTCATCACGTCTTTTTTTGCCTGAAACCGTGAAATGCTTTGAAATTGAGTTACGACAATACCGGTGAGAATAAGTGTGAGGACGCCCAGTATAGGTATTACCTTTTTCATACATGCCATTGTATCAAACGTTACGGTCTTTTTGCTAAAATACGGCATGCGAAATACATTTCTCACAATTCTGGTATTGCTTGCGGGGAGCATTTCATTTGTCGTATTCAAAAGTAATGCAGGTATTCAGAAACTCACCGTCAAATCAGAGAGCAACCAGGAAATATCACCGTCACAGGAACCTACCGGGATACCGGATCAGAAAGTATTGAAAAGCAATTACCATATCTATCAATCATTCAACAACTGCGGTCCCGCATCACTTTCCATGGCTCTTTCACATTATTCTATCAATGCCTCTCAGGAAGAGCTCGGGAAAGCTCTTCGACCGTATCAAAACCCCGCAGGAGACAATGATGATAAATCAGTCACATTGGAAGAATTAGGGAATAAAGTAGTTGACTACAACCTTATTCCCTTTCACCGGCCGGACGGTGATATCGAGCTTTTGACCCGTCTGATTGCACTGGATCTGCCCGTCATAACGAGAACATGGCTTA is a window of Candidatus Roizmanbacteria bacterium DNA encoding:
- a CDS encoding IS1595 family transposase, which produces MVCNNRPISKYKRKKILWCFAHDLSATQTSGILGLNRNTVNKYYNNIRQLIYHHQVHQMQRYVGGEIEIDESYFGPRRMRGKSSKRGRGTSFKQVVFGIYERQGRVFTRIIPNCKRRTLHAVMKGKIDLNSTVYSDSWSGYNGLVDVGYDKHLRINHKKNEFSNTKGVHINGIESFWSFCKRRLVKFNGVKKNFPLHLKECEWRWSKSPSILYNELLQIVNVLV
- a CDS encoding L,D-transpeptidase, which produces MKKVIPILGVLTLILTGIVVTQFQSISRFQAKKDVMKPAYWFLLHRKSNVEYLYLGKPGDIHESELIRKFTVKTGIPGERPTPLPDLVGREYWVLTDKMESTNNPETAPYFLILDVPTPSEAPFGPSPYLECGGEQCNWELPGYFGLHGVAGNPEKLSSEDPGSSGCVRHRDEDITYLYDLLDPKSGEIRYYVKDI